From Lacerta agilis isolate rLacAgi1 chromosome Z, rLacAgi1.pri, whole genome shotgun sequence, the proteins below share one genomic window:
- the LOC117040406 gene encoding ras-related protein Rab-9B: MSGKSLLLKVILLGDGGVGKSSLMNRYVTNKFDSQAFHTIGVEFLNRDLEVDGRFVTLQIWDTAGQERFKSLRTPFYRGADCCLLTFSVDDRQSFDNLGHWQKEFICYANVKDPSHFPFVVLGNKVDKLERQVTSEEAQAWCMEHGNYPYLETSAKDDTNVAVAFEEAVRQVLAMEEQLEHCVLGHAIDLHTSSKAGSSCC; the protein is encoded by the coding sequence ATGAGTGGGAAGTCACTGCTGCTGAAGGTGATCCTCCTAGGTGATGGCGGCGTTGGGAAGAGCTCCCTCATGAACCGCTATGTCACCAACAAGTTTGACTCGCAGGCCTTCCACACCATTGGGGTTGAGTTCCTCAACCGGGACCTGGAGGTGGATGGGCGCTTCGTGACGCTCCAGATCTGGGACACAGCTGGGCAGGAGCGCTTCAAGAGCTTGCGGACCCCCTTCTACCGGGGAGCTGACTGCTGCCTGCTGACCTTCAGCGTGGATGACCGGCAGAGCTTCGACAACCTGGGCCACTGGCAGAAGGAGTTCATCTGCTACGCCAACGTGAAGGACCCCAGCCACTTCCCCTTTGTGGTTCTGGGCAACAAGGTGGACAAGCTGGAGAGGCAGGTGACCTCCGAAGAGGCCCAGGCCTGGTGCATGGAGCACGGCAACTACCCCTACCTAGAGACGAGTGCCAAAGACGACACCAACGTGGCAGTGGCCTTTGAGGAAGCTGTGCGGCAGGTGTTGGCCATGGAGGAGCAGCTGGAGCACTGTGTGCTGGGCCATGCAATTGACCTGCATACCAGCAGCAAGGCAGGCTCTTCCTGCTGCTGA